A stretch of DNA from Caretta caretta isolate rCarCar2 chromosome 24, rCarCar1.hap1, whole genome shotgun sequence:
CGGTGTCTCCAGGGATAACGAACCTTTAATGAACTattgtgtcatgtgatgaaacctccaggaatacgtctcGGCCAAACTGGCAAGCCTAGATCTCGCTTTCTTTCCATCCCAGGTCTCCCTTCACTACAGCCGCTTATTCgaaccctgccctcctccccggCCAGTGCGAAGGGACAACTGGGgtcatgccccccaccccgcatCTTTCATTTCCTCCCTCTCTTGCTCTCTTGTTGGTCCCTCGCCTTCTCGCCTACCTGGGACAGAGAGGCTGGTCTGTGACCATCCCTATTTCCCACCTGGCtttccagcagctccctcccccctgAGGCTCaggccccagggacccccccagcGATGGTGCTTTTCCGGATCGCAAGCATCATCCTGGCTCTGCTCAGTctggtgctgctggtggtggccctGGTCTCAGACAACTGGGTGACGGTTACTGACGCAGAGGGGAGGCATTTGGGGCTGTGGAAGATCTGTGTGCAGCAGATTTGCATCTTGCATCCAACCAGAGTACCAGGTAAGGAAGCTGTGGgtcctgtccccagctctgggaggggagtggggtctaatggttagagcggGGTggaggctgggaaccaggactcctgcgttttctccccagctgtgggaggagagtggggtctagtgggttagagcagtgtGGGGTGGTAACCAGGACTCCTGCGTTCTTTTCCCAgcttgcggggtgggggggagacaggggagtggggtctaatgggttAGCGCAGAGGGGAGTGgtaaccaggactcctgggttctttccccaccttgggggttggaggggagacaggggagtggggtctagtgtgtTAGAGTAGTGGGGGGTGgtaaccaggactcctgggttctttccccagcttggggggtggcaggagaaggggagtggggtctagtggattAGAGCAGAGGGGGCTTGGAGtcaggttctctccccagctctgggagggggcaggggagtggggtctagtgggttagagcagtggggagtggtaaccaggactcctgggttctttccccacctgggggggggggcgggtagcGGGAGacagaggagtggggtctagtgggttagagcagagggggcttGGAGtcaggttctctccccagctctgggagggggcaggggagtggggtctagtgggttagagagctgggagtcaggactcctgggttctgtacaGTTACTGATTTAACCCCTTCCCCGTCCCACAGGTTTCTTCCACACCATCAGGTTTTTCATGATCCTGGCCATGTTTGCTGGGTTTCTCTCCTTCTTCGCTCTCATCGCCTCCTTCTTTTGCTCCCACTTTCGCTCTGTGTCCCTGATCCTGGTCTCCACCGTGGGCAGCTTCAGCGCAGGTAACGCCCCCACAGGGCCCCCTCCTCGCTGGCCATTCCCTGCCCCCGGGTCCCACAGCTCTAGGGATACTGTGGattgctcccagccagccctggggagAGGACCCTCTCCCCTGGGATCCTGCCCTGGGCTCTGACAGCTTCCCTGgtggtgggatggggcagggacccTGGGACTGTGCGTGGGCCACACTGAGGGGTGTCCATGCTGTTCCCTTTGGCGCTAGGTGTCTGTGCCATGATCGCGCTGGCCGTGTTCACCAATGCTGATTGCCAGATTTTCATGTCAGGAATGCTCTCCTACAGTTGGTCCTACGGCCTGGGTTGGCTGTCCTTCTTCCTGTATCTTGGAACTGGTGAGCGCACCTAGGGCTCTGTGGGCTgagatgcaaccacctctggggtggggcagctggggaacagccgcacATAACAT
This window harbors:
- the LOC125625601 gene encoding protein NKG7-like, with the translated sequence MVLFRIASIILALLSLVLLVVALVSDNWVTVTDAEGRHLGLWKICVQQICILHPTRVPGFFHTIRFFMILAMFAGFLSFFALIASFFCSHFRSVSLILVSTVGSFSAGVCAMIALAVFTNADCQIFMSGMLSYSWSYGLGWLSFFLYLGTGAVTLLTPGSSYSRV